From a single Flavobacteriales bacterium genomic region:
- a CDS encoding redoxin domain-containing protein has product MKNRRKTLIIFLLAMVACTGTIAYIRYAIRQRNLQNAIGHMPNVTLYTPQGNAFYTQSMEPGRRVLLIYFNTECHLCKDEVFQIKRNHKALEDVDILLVSSQLPEELLSYTENQNLQFYHNIRVLSDRDLQAMQLFKIRLNPTSFVYNKEHVLAGTFEGKTSINTILSALGL; this is encoded by the coding sequence ATGAAGAACCGCCGCAAAACCCTGATCATTTTTTTACTGGCCATGGTTGCATGCACGGGAACGATAGCCTACATACGATACGCCATCCGGCAAAGGAATCTTCAAAACGCCATCGGGCACATGCCAAACGTCACCCTGTACACACCGCAGGGAAATGCCTTTTACACACAAAGCATGGAACCAGGACGCCGTGTGCTACTGATCTATTTCAATACGGAATGCCATTTATGCAAGGACGAGGTATTCCAGATCAAACGAAACCACAAAGCACTTGAAGACGTGGATATCCTGTTGGTCTCATCCCAGCTACCGGAAGAACTTCTTTCTTATACCGAAAATCAGAACCTTCAATTCTACCACAACATCCGTGTATTGAGCGATCGGGACCTACAGGCCATGCAGTTGTTTAAAATCCGGCTGAATCCTACATCTTTTGTATATAACAAAGAACATGTGTTGGCAGGCACATTCGAAGGAAAGACAAGCATCAACACCATCCTGTCTGCGCTGGGTCTATAA